From Tachypleus tridentatus isolate NWPU-2018 chromosome 8, ASM421037v1, whole genome shotgun sequence, a single genomic window includes:
- the LOC143222522 gene encoding uncharacterized protein LOC143222522 — translation MVKLMELAMHFAVVIAVTVVGLLSATVPAATAHSCAIARMKCAYRKGCGTALRSYIIDCASVLAGKASSCSTLCKRALISLTSTPEGKKLMACNCNGSEFCQLSKERVEICRPEVSRATAENVVVSCSVAHWICVADPPCSAALGYYHHFCRKMFHGYQCTHRCNNSLAILNRQAKAEKLRTCYCDGNEDFPCRQMRSNTERLCFGRDDFELGKSSAGNEKGHSRSTAPPKHAHVGTWALWVLAFISIFRCWCRLEIQNIYRR, via the coding sequence ATGGTGAAGCTGATGGAGCTCGCTATGCACTTTGCGGTAGTCATTGCCGTAACGGTGGTGGGTTTGTTATCCGCCACGGTACCTGCTGCAACAGCCCACAGCTGTGCGATCGCTCGGATGAAATGTGCTTACCGGAAGGGCTGTGGGACAGCTCTCAGGAGTTATATTATCGATTGTGCGAGCGTATTAGCCGGGAAAGCTTCGAGCTGCTCCACTCTGTGTAAACGCGCGTTGATATCTTTGACAAGCACTCCAGAAGGTAAAAAACTGATGGCGTGTAACTGTAATGGCTCGGAATTCTGCCAGCTGAGTAAAGAACGTGTAGAAATTTGTCGCCCCGAGGTCAGTCGGGCTACAGCCGAAAACGTTGTGGTTTCCTGTTCCGTGGCTCATTGGATTTGTGTGGCTGATCCGCCGTGTTCAGCGGCTCTTGGATACTACCATCACTTTTGTCGCAAGATGTTCCACGGATATCAGTGTACTCACCGCTGTAACAATAGTCTAGCAATACTCAACCGTCAGGCTAAAGCCGAAAAACTCAGGACGTGTTACTGCGACGGAAACGAAGATTTTCCCTGCCGACAGATGAGGTCTAACACGGAACGTTTGTGTTTTGGCAGGGACGACTTTGAGCTGGGAAAGAGTTCAGCTGGAAACGAGAAAGGACACAGCCGATCAACTGCTCCTCCAAAACATGCTCACGTGGGAACGTGGGCGCTCTGGGTTTTAGcctttatttcaatttttagatGCTGGTGTCGTCTTGAAATACAGAACATTTATAGaaggtga